A genomic window from Thermococcus sp. includes:
- a CDS encoding UPF0175 family protein has protein sequence MGRKVVVEIPGMVKIPDEEVEERVKVELALRLYEKGILSFGQARRLAGLSKWEFVELLAKEGSGIPYDEEELESDLKVLEELS, from the coding sequence ATGGGCAGGAAAGTTGTTGTTGAGATACCTGGAATGGTGAAGATACCAGACGAGGAGGTTGAGGAGAGGGTGAAGGTGGAGCTGGCCCTGCGCCTCTACGAGAAGGGCATACTCTCCTTTGGCCAGGCCAGGAGGCTCGCTGGTCTGAGCAAGTGGGAGTTCGTTGAGCTCCTAGCTAAGGAGGGGAGTGGCATACCCTACGATGAAGAAGAGCTTGAGAGCGACCTTAAGGTTCTGGAGGAGCTCTCATGA
- a CDS encoding DUF3368 domain-containing protein codes for MVSNSTPLIHLAKIGRLELLREFFGEVLIPEAVYRECVIEGGGSEDAQAIKNTEWIKVEKITDERLKRSLMIELDEGESEAIVLALEKNAELVLIDDYDGREIARALGLRVAGTLGVLLKAKFTGRITSLRDELEKLKATGFWLSEGLYEKVLREAGEL; via the coding sequence GTGGTGAGTAACTCAACTCCCCTCATCCACCTCGCCAAGATAGGAAGGCTCGAGCTTCTCAGGGAGTTCTTCGGGGAGGTTTTAATCCCTGAAGCCGTTTATCGAGAATGCGTAATTGAAGGCGGCGGTAGCGAAGACGCCCAAGCGATTAAAAACACCGAATGGATTAAGGTGGAGAAAATAACGGACGAGAGGCTCAAGCGTTCCCTGATGATTGAGCTGGACGAGGGAGAGAGCGAGGCAATAGTTCTGGCCTTGGAAAAGAACGCTGAACTCGTCTTAATTGATGACTACGATGGAAGAGAGATCGCAAGGGCTCTCGGTCTCAGGGTGGCCGGAACCCTCGGTGTTCTCCTTAAAGCCAAGTTCACCGGTAGGATAACCAGCCTCAGAGACGAGCTGGAGAAACTAAAGGCCACAGGCTTCTGGCTGAGCGAGGGACTTTATGAAAAGGTGCTGAGGGAAGCGGGTGAACTTTAG
- a CDS encoding UPF0175 family protein has protein sequence MEIVIPEDVITAMRLPRGEVERELRLDLAVILYQRGVLPLGKAAKLAGVTKREFLEELAKRKVPRHYTERELAEDVAFARGE, from the coding sequence ATGGAAATAGTCATTCCAGAGGACGTTATCACCGCCATGAGACTCCCCAGGGGCGAGGTTGAGAGGGAGCTAAGGCTCGACCTAGCGGTTATTCTCTACCAGCGGGGTGTCCTTCCTCTTGGAAAGGCGGCGAAGCTCGCGGGAGTAACCAAGAGGGAGTTCCTTGAAGAGCTCGCCAAGAGAAAGGTTCCGAGGCACTACACGGAGAGGGAACTGGCGGAGGATGTGGCCTTTGCCCGTGGTGAGTAA